The Aureispira anguillae genome contains a region encoding:
- a CDS encoding fascin domain-containing protein, with amino-acid sequence MSRITLEALGGEKGKYLSHALDKVWLQYGVQGEGEVFILEKLDNGRVALASTGGEEGKYLSHAFDKLWLQDGIQGEGEEWIYHDHGGGSVAFECLGAEKGKYLSHALNKMWLQNGYQGEGELWGKRNA; translated from the coding sequence ATGTCACGCATTACATTAGAAGCCCTTGGAGGCGAAAAAGGAAAGTATCTTAGCCATGCGCTAGACAAAGTATGGCTCCAATATGGAGTACAAGGAGAAGGCGAGGTTTTTATTCTCGAAAAGCTTGATAATGGGCGAGTAGCTCTAGCGAGTACTGGAGGAGAAGAAGGCAAATATCTTAGTCATGCTTTTGATAAGTTGTGGCTTCAAGATGGAATACAGGGAGAAGGAGAGGAGTGGATTTATCATGACCATGGAGGCGGAAGTGTTGCTTTTGAGTGCCTTGGTGCTGAAAAAGGCAAATACCTTAGCCATGCTTTGAATAAAATGTGGCTTCAGAATGGTTATCAAGGAGAAGGCGAATTGTGGGGCAAAAGAAATGCTTAA
- the zupT gene encoding zinc transporter ZupT: MEENVPMAFMLTILAGLATGIGSTIAFFVKDKSTKLLTFAMGFAAGVMLYVSFIEILPEAIHKLIHAYGDNEQLGTTYGVVAFFVGMLVVAVIDKLIPEAENPHEFSTKMQEKAQDSNRLMRIGVLTALALAIHNFPEGIATFVTALDDPELGLTIAMAIAIHNIPEGIAVSMPIYFATGDRKKAFAYSFLSGIVEPLGAVLGYFLLMDYLNETIMGLLLSGVAGIMVFISLDQLLPAAEEYGEHHLSIYGVVLGMIVMAASLILMI, encoded by the coding sequence ATGGAGGAAAACGTACCAATGGCATTTATGCTAACCATTTTAGCAGGATTAGCAACAGGAATTGGAAGCACGATTGCTTTTTTTGTGAAAGATAAAAGTACTAAATTATTAACCTTTGCCATGGGATTTGCAGCAGGGGTAATGTTATATGTTTCCTTTATAGAAATTTTGCCAGAGGCTATTCACAAGCTTATTCATGCCTACGGAGACAATGAACAATTGGGAACAACTTATGGTGTTGTGGCTTTTTTTGTAGGAATGTTGGTGGTTGCAGTTATTGACAAGTTGATTCCAGAAGCAGAAAATCCCCATGAATTTTCAACTAAAATGCAAGAAAAAGCACAAGATTCTAATCGATTGATGCGGATAGGAGTGCTAACTGCCTTGGCCTTGGCAATACATAATTTCCCAGAGGGTATTGCGACTTTTGTAACGGCTCTGGATGATCCTGAATTAGGTCTGACAATTGCAATGGCGATTGCTATCCACAATATTCCCGAAGGAATAGCGGTTTCAATGCCAATTTATTTTGCTACAGGAGACCGAAAAAAGGCATTTGCTTATTCTTTTTTATCAGGAATTGTAGAACCTCTAGGGGCTGTTTTGGGATATTTTTTATTAATGGACTATTTAAACGAGACCATTATGGGCTTGTTACTATCGGGAGTAGCGGGAATTATGGTCTTTATTTCCTTAGATCAATTATTGCCTGCTGCAGAAGAATATGGCGAACATCATCTGTCTATTTATGGAGTGGTTTTAGGGATGATTGTAATGGCAGCAAGTTTGATTTTAATGATTTAA
- a CDS encoding GMP reductase, protein MLLELDIKLGFKDVMFRPKRSTLKSRSEVTLQREFTFLNSKQSWKGIPIIAANMDTVGTFEMAKTLGQAQLITAIHKHYTIEQWANFISSSSAAALDYVAISTGTGQNDAQKLDYLLAQYPRLKFICIDVANGYSQHFVDFVKKTRDKYPNKIILAGNVVTGEMVEELLLSGADMIKVGIGPGSVCTTRVKTGVGYPQLSAVIECADAAHGLGGQIISDGGCKIPGDIAKAFGGGADFVMLGGMLAGHDESGGEIITENGQQYKSFYGMSSETAMNKHAGGVAEYRASEGKTVKIPYRGPVQNTIQDILGSLRSTCTYVGARRLKELTKRTTFIRVQEQHNTIFS, encoded by the coding sequence ATGTTATTAGAATTAGATATTAAGTTAGGTTTTAAGGATGTAATGTTTCGCCCCAAGCGTTCTACCTTAAAATCTCGCTCAGAAGTAACCTTACAACGTGAATTCACCTTTCTTAATAGCAAACAAAGCTGGAAAGGAATTCCCATCATTGCCGCCAATATGGATACTGTAGGAACTTTTGAAATGGCAAAAACACTGGGGCAAGCTCAGTTGATTACAGCCATTCATAAACATTACACCATAGAACAATGGGCTAATTTTATTAGTTCAAGTAGTGCTGCTGCTTTGGATTACGTTGCCATTAGCACGGGAACGGGACAAAACGATGCGCAAAAATTAGATTACTTGTTAGCACAATACCCAAGATTAAAATTTATCTGTATTGACGTGGCCAATGGGTATTCTCAACATTTTGTTGATTTTGTCAAAAAAACGAGGGATAAATACCCCAACAAAATCATCCTTGCGGGCAATGTTGTAACGGGGGAAATGGTCGAAGAATTGTTGCTATCTGGAGCAGATATGATAAAAGTAGGCATCGGTCCTGGCTCTGTTTGTACCACCCGTGTAAAAACAGGCGTTGGTTATCCTCAACTCTCTGCTGTGATTGAATGTGCAGATGCTGCACATGGGTTAGGGGGACAAATTATTTCTGATGGCGGTTGCAAAATTCCTGGAGATATTGCTAAGGCTTTTGGCGGAGGAGCTGATTTTGTCATGCTTGGTGGAATGCTTGCTGGACATGATGAGAGTGGTGGAGAGATTATTACAGAAAATGGGCAACAATACAAATCTTTTTATGGTATGAGTTCGGAAACTGCCATGAACAAACACGCTGGCGGTGTTGCTGAATATCGAGCATCTGAAGGTAAAACGGTAAAAATTCCCTATCGAGGTCCTGTCCAAAATACCATTCAAGACATATTGGGTAGCTTGCGCTCTACTTGTACTTATGTTGGGGCTAGACGCTTAAAAGAACTAACCAAACGTACAACTTTTATACGAGTACAAGAACAGCACAATACTATTTTTTCTTAG
- a CDS encoding alpha/beta hydrolase family protein, giving the protein MKKSLLLIALSLSVHFLYAQKSLIISQNKVDWKKYPKLYKDFDNNQFIDLFSFLEEVEVEEITYRSNDLKIEAYVAMPKKAGKYPVIIYNRGGNRDFGALQLFKGKRKYPVAYGFSQLAKEGYIVIGCNYRGCGKSEGKDEFGGSDVNDVLNLIEVVKELPKADASRIGMYGWSRGGMMTYLTLLKTDQIKAAIVGGAPSDKTTIERPQMEQGVYAELIPNYWENKEAELKKRSAYYFANQFSKDVPILILHGNSDWRVKSTHALKMALALDEHRVPYRLKIFEGGDHGLRAFRKEVNKEVLSWFDRFLKKGEPAPNMDFKGK; this is encoded by the coding sequence ATGAAAAAATCACTCTTATTAATTGCATTAAGCCTAAGTGTTCATTTTTTATATGCCCAAAAGTCGCTCATTATTAGTCAAAATAAAGTAGACTGGAAAAAGTACCCCAAATTATACAAAGACTTTGATAACAATCAATTCATTGATTTATTCAGTTTTTTGGAAGAAGTTGAAGTCGAAGAAATCACTTATCGAAGCAATGATCTAAAAATAGAAGCTTATGTAGCCATGCCTAAAAAAGCAGGCAAATATCCAGTTATTATCTACAATCGAGGAGGAAACAGAGATTTTGGTGCCTTGCAATTATTCAAAGGAAAGAGAAAATATCCTGTCGCCTATGGTTTTTCCCAATTAGCAAAAGAAGGATATATTGTTATTGGGTGTAATTATAGAGGTTGTGGTAAAAGTGAGGGAAAGGATGAATTTGGAGGCAGTGACGTCAATGATGTATTAAATTTGATTGAAGTAGTCAAAGAGTTGCCCAAAGCAGATGCTAGCAGAATTGGAATGTACGGTTGGAGTAGAGGCGGCATGATGACCTATTTGACCTTGCTAAAAACCGATCAAATTAAAGCTGCCATTGTTGGTGGTGCTCCTTCTGACAAAACAACAATAGAACGCCCTCAAATGGAGCAAGGTGTTTATGCTGAGCTCATTCCCAATTATTGGGAAAATAAAGAAGCCGAACTAAAAAAACGATCTGCTTATTACTTTGCCAATCAATTTTCAAAAGATGTTCCCATTCTAATCTTGCACGGAAACTCTGATTGGAGGGTAAAATCTACCCACGCTCTAAAAATGGCACTTGCTCTTGATGAGCATCGAGTTCCTTATCGATTAAAAATATTTGAAGGGGGCGACCACGGTTTGCGAGCATTTAGAAAAGAGGTAAATAAAGAGGTATTGTCTTGGTTTGACCGTTTTTTAAAGAAAGGCGAACCCGCTCCTAATATGGATTTTAAAGGTAAATAA
- the thrS gene encoding threonine--tRNA ligase: MINITLPDGSVRKYESGATGLDIAKSISEGLARNVLSVKVNGEVWDATRPIENDAAIQLLTFRDDDGKATFWHSSAHLMAEALEALYPGVKFGAGPALENGFYYDIDLGDRTLSSKDFETIEKKMLELARQKNEYLREPISKADAIQFFEEKGDEYKLELIDKLEDGSITLYKQGGFTDLCRGPHIPHTGFIKAIKLTKLSGAYWQNNEENAVMTRVYGITFPKAKELKEYLAMIEEAKKRDHRKLGKELELFMFSEKVGAGLPIWLPKGTALRNRLQDFLTKEQIKRGYQLVTTPHIGHKNLYITSGHYEKYGEDSFQPIGTPREGEEFMLKPMNCPHHCEIYAHKPHSYKELPLRIAEFGTVYRYEQSGELHGLSRVRCFTQDDAHLFCTVDQLKDEFIETLNLTLLVFRKMGFSDFTAQISLRDPEKPEKYIGSDENWNAAESAIIEATQELGLKTVTELGEAAFYGPKLDFMVRDALGRSWQLGTIQVDYNLPERFELEYTGADNAQHRPVMIHRAPFGSLERFISVLIEHTAGKFPLWLTPEQYAILPISDKFVDYAKEVKNQLEAKDIRGYMDNRNETLKRKIRDAEVKKVPIMLIVGGKDVEGGTVSVRMQGVEDGDKGAMTIPDFMDFFNGLLEQEG; encoded by the coding sequence ATGATTAACATTACTCTTCCTGATGGCAGCGTTCGTAAGTATGAGTCAGGAGCAACTGGACTAGACATTGCCAAATCTATTAGTGAGGGCTTGGCTCGTAATGTATTATCGGTCAAAGTAAATGGAGAAGTATGGGATGCCACACGTCCTATTGAAAACGATGCGGCAATACAATTACTAACCTTCCGTGATGATGATGGTAAAGCTACCTTTTGGCATTCTTCTGCACATTTGATGGCAGAAGCCTTGGAAGCATTGTATCCAGGAGTTAAATTTGGAGCAGGTCCAGCACTAGAAAATGGTTTCTATTATGATATTGATTTGGGAGATCGTACGCTTTCAAGCAAAGATTTTGAAACCATTGAGAAAAAAATGCTAGAATTAGCACGCCAAAAAAACGAATATCTGCGTGAGCCAATTAGCAAGGCAGATGCCATTCAGTTTTTTGAAGAAAAAGGCGATGAATACAAATTAGAATTAATCGATAAACTAGAGGATGGATCAATCACCCTATACAAACAAGGTGGTTTCACCGATTTGTGTAGAGGACCACACATTCCACATACTGGTTTTATCAAGGCCATAAAATTGACAAAATTGTCAGGAGCTTATTGGCAAAATAATGAGGAGAATGCTGTCATGACTCGTGTTTATGGAATTACCTTCCCTAAAGCAAAAGAGTTGAAGGAATACCTAGCCATGATAGAGGAAGCAAAAAAACGAGATCACAGAAAGCTAGGAAAGGAATTGGAGCTGTTTATGTTTTCTGAAAAAGTAGGAGCTGGTTTGCCAATTTGGTTGCCCAAGGGGACTGCTTTGAGAAATAGATTACAAGATTTCTTGACCAAAGAACAAATTAAGCGTGGTTATCAGTTGGTAACTACTCCACATATTGGACACAAAAACTTGTACATCACTTCTGGGCACTACGAAAAATATGGAGAAGATAGCTTTCAGCCAATTGGAACGCCTAGAGAGGGAGAGGAGTTTATGCTAAAACCAATGAACTGTCCACATCATTGCGAAATTTATGCACATAAGCCACATTCTTACAAAGAATTGCCTTTGCGTATTGCTGAGTTTGGAACGGTTTATCGTTATGAGCAAAGCGGTGAGTTGCACGGCTTGTCAAGAGTGCGTTGTTTCACACAGGACGATGCACATTTGTTTTGTACGGTAGATCAATTGAAGGATGAGTTTATCGAAACGCTAAATTTGACCTTGTTGGTTTTCCGAAAAATGGGCTTTTCTGATTTTACCGCTCAGATTTCGTTGCGTGATCCTGAAAAACCTGAAAAATATATTGGATCAGACGAAAATTGGAACGCTGCGGAAAGTGCGATTATTGAGGCAACACAAGAGTTAGGACTCAAAACGGTTACTGAGTTGGGCGAAGCTGCATTTTATGGTCCAAAACTAGATTTTATGGTTAGGGATGCACTTGGACGTTCTTGGCAACTAGGAACCATTCAGGTAGATTATAACCTGCCTGAGCGTTTTGAATTGGAATATACAGGAGCGGATAATGCACAGCATCGCCCTGTTATGATTCACCGTGCGCCTTTTGGATCTTTGGAGCGTTTTATTTCTGTACTTATTGAGCATACTGCTGGGAAATTCCCATTGTGGTTAACTCCAGAGCAATATGCCATCTTGCCTATTTCTGATAAATTTGTAGATTATGCCAAAGAGGTGAAAAACCAGTTGGAAGCAAAGGATATTAGGGGGTATATGGACAATAGAAATGAGACACTAAAGCGTAAAATTAGAGATGCAGAAGTGAAGAAAGTACCCATCATGTTGATTGTTGGTGGCAAAGATGTAGAAGGAGGAACTGTTTCTGTTCGTATGCAGGGAGTTGAAGATGGAGACAAAGGAGCGATGACCATTCCTGATTTTATGGATTTCTTTAATGGTTTATTAGAACAAGAAGGATAG
- a CDS encoding leucine-rich repeat domain-containing protein, translating to MNHLMVCCSITLLFLTSCSNYWKADSSKRTSAANLKVLDITDGQWDYLSEDLVLFTNLERLNVQNNELLEMPDCMDQLPKLRRLNVSSNQLEELPASVAALKALQRLNLSNNKFTSLPLAILELTNLEVLDLRNNKLSELPSDLSKLEKLNAIYIGGNNFTEEQRKMFRKWLPYTKIILRSNKPLLR from the coding sequence ATGAATCATTTAATGGTATGTTGCTCAATAACGTTACTTTTCCTAACTAGCTGCTCGAACTATTGGAAGGCTGATTCTTCAAAAAGAACTTCAGCAGCTAATTTAAAAGTGTTAGATATTACAGATGGTCAATGGGACTATCTATCGGAAGACCTTGTTTTATTTACCAACTTGGAGCGGTTAAATGTCCAAAACAATGAATTATTGGAAATGCCAGATTGTATGGACCAACTGCCTAAGTTGAGACGGTTAAATGTTTCTTCTAATCAATTGGAGGAATTGCCTGCTTCTGTTGCTGCGCTTAAGGCACTCCAACGACTTAACCTCAGCAATAACAAGTTTACAAGTTTGCCACTTGCCATTCTAGAATTAACAAATTTAGAAGTATTGGATTTAAGGAATAATAAGTTGAGCGAATTGCCCTCCGATTTGTCGAAATTAGAAAAACTTAATGCAATTTATATTGGCGGAAATAATTTCACAGAGGAACAACGAAAAATGTTTAGAAAGTGGTTACCTTACACCAAAATTATATTACGATCCAATAAACCATTACTCCGCTAG
- a CDS encoding quinone oxidoreductase family protein: MKALVLQEVKQAITCQDISKPSPQAGQVLIQLKAAAINHRDVYITQGLYPGVVAPVTLGSDGAGQVVELGAGVDASWLNQMVILNPSIGWEKALEVQPKDYRILGMPDNGCFAEYVVVDASQLSLKPAHLSFEQAAALPLAGLTAYRALFSRAKATSKDRILISGVGGGVALFACQFAIALGAEVYVTSGSEEKIQAAIALGAKGGVNYKEENWHKTLLKKANGGFDVVVDSAGGEGFKYFLDLANMGGRIVFYGGTRGSFKVNPQKVFWKQLSLLGSTMGSTEEFEQMVSFVQETKLMPVVDSKWELSQGAEAFDYMDAGKQFGKIVFTIS, encoded by the coding sequence ATGAAAGCATTAGTCCTTCAAGAAGTGAAACAAGCGATCACTTGTCAAGATATTTCCAAGCCAAGCCCTCAAGCCGGGCAAGTTTTAATCCAACTCAAAGCTGCTGCCATCAATCATAGAGATGTCTATATCACTCAAGGATTATATCCTGGAGTGGTTGCGCCTGTGACCTTAGGCTCAGATGGTGCAGGTCAGGTGGTTGAATTGGGTGCTGGGGTAGACGCTTCGTGGTTAAATCAAATGGTGATTCTTAATCCAAGCATAGGCTGGGAAAAGGCTTTAGAAGTACAGCCAAAAGATTATCGTATTTTGGGAATGCCAGATAATGGTTGTTTTGCAGAGTATGTGGTGGTAGATGCCTCGCAATTATCGCTAAAACCAGCACATCTTTCTTTTGAGCAAGCAGCAGCATTGCCCTTGGCTGGATTGACAGCTTATCGAGCACTTTTTTCTCGGGCAAAAGCTACCTCAAAAGATCGAATCCTAATTTCTGGTGTTGGTGGAGGTGTAGCGTTGTTTGCCTGCCAATTTGCTATAGCACTAGGGGCAGAAGTTTATGTAACCTCTGGGTCGGAAGAAAAAATTCAAGCGGCTATTGCTTTAGGTGCAAAAGGTGGGGTAAATTATAAAGAAGAAAATTGGCACAAAACGCTTTTGAAAAAAGCAAATGGTGGTTTTGATGTTGTTGTTGATAGTGCAGGAGGTGAAGGTTTTAAATACTTTTTAGATTTGGCAAATATGGGCGGTCGGATTGTTTTTTATGGAGGAACAAGAGGAAGTTTTAAGGTCAACCCTCAAAAGGTATTCTGGAAACAGTTGTCCTTATTAGGCTCTACGATGGGAAGTACAGAGGAGTTTGAGCAAATGGTATCCTTTGTTCAGGAAACAAAATTGATGCCTGTTGTTGATAGCAAATGGGAGCTAAGTCAGGGGGCAGAAGCTTTTGACTATATGGATGCTGGAAAACAGTTTGGCAAAATTGTATTTACGATTTCATAA
- a CDS encoding lipase family protein: MIKKLSILWVSLFWVAATTYGQLLEHQSFHAPTYEGQCMNYFNDTASGVNNVNAFILAKMTELMYLERLDYQMRYIGNSCQPVDTISSTDAFRANSVVTDSNFQTIYTERFKHYFNGKLETEKEHEAHQGEEGTEEHICFKYIQKIHTHTARFLGIKYKSGLDPELMIISTPKTIFILFRGTDDVGKNKWAEWLGTDFRINQTPAGGALVGTRIHTGFWLSFDLIRDELIETLIKFNAKKKNIWLAGHSLGAALSIVTGTYLKSYGFDVQNVYAYACPRTIGNKAFIRKTNELLPHRIQRFEYFKDPVTLLWAPGFKYDYVGERNWYDEEKKGNYKLYKNTGERVVVTGPFKRYPYIDLSDRKEARRIRRNQLSGTICIGMGMLHYHNPQWYVKAAYKQLSEEEKEHLPKVDDSYPYLYYGRKDSK, encoded by the coding sequence ATGATTAAAAAACTTAGTATACTTTGGGTGAGTTTATTTTGGGTAGCGGCTACAACTTATGGTCAATTATTGGAACACCAGAGCTTTCATGCGCCTACTTATGAAGGCCAATGCATGAATTATTTTAACGATACAGCTAGTGGAGTTAATAATGTCAATGCGTTTATTTTAGCAAAAATGACAGAGTTGATGTATTTGGAACGCTTAGATTATCAGATGCGCTATATTGGAAATAGCTGCCAGCCTGTTGATACCATCTCTTCTACAGATGCATTTCGTGCGAATTCGGTCGTGACGGATTCTAATTTTCAGACGATTTACACCGAACGTTTTAAGCATTATTTTAATGGAAAATTGGAAACTGAAAAAGAGCACGAAGCCCATCAAGGGGAAGAGGGAACAGAGGAGCACATTTGTTTTAAGTACATCCAAAAAATACATACCCATACGGCACGTTTTTTAGGGATTAAATACAAATCAGGGCTAGATCCTGAATTGATGATTATCTCTACCCCAAAGACAATCTTTATTTTGTTTAGAGGCACGGATGATGTAGGAAAAAATAAATGGGCAGAATGGTTGGGAACTGATTTTAGGATCAATCAAACGCCAGCAGGAGGTGCTTTAGTAGGAACACGAATTCATACTGGTTTTTGGCTTAGTTTTGATTTGATACGAGATGAATTGATTGAAACCTTGATTAAATTTAACGCTAAAAAGAAAAATATTTGGTTGGCAGGGCATAGTTTGGGAGCTGCTCTTTCTATTGTAACAGGAACCTACCTAAAATCTTATGGTTTTGATGTGCAAAATGTCTATGCTTATGCTTGTCCTCGTACCATAGGAAACAAGGCATTCATCCGCAAAACCAATGAACTGTTGCCGCATAGAATTCAGCGGTTCGAGTATTTTAAAGATCCTGTTACTTTGCTTTGGGCGCCAGGGTTTAAGTACGATTATGTTGGCGAACGAAATTGGTACGATGAAGAAAAAAAGGGCAACTATAAGTTGTATAAAAATACAGGTGAGCGAGTGGTAGTGACGGGGCCTTTTAAGCGTTACCCTTATATTGATCTTAGCGATAGAAAAGAAGCTCGTAGAATACGTCGAAATCAATTGAGTGGGACAATTTGTATCGGTATGGGAATGTTGCATTATCACAACCCGCAATGGTATGTCAAAGCAGCTTATAAACAATTATCAGAAGAAGAAAAAGAGCATTTACCTAAAGTAGACGATAGTTATCCTTATCTTTACTATGGTAGAAAAGATTCAAAATAA
- a CDS encoding nucleoid-associated protein — translation MEQNIHIDEVTMNKLVLHKVGNKSQDEGIRIAKKLFNLTDELLEVLMSYFLSGFKLEETYEFNHEVDLTMNEIYNYCSYIFEDVEANFYEQSINILKHLYEKSNHVKVKGGELYIAYFQDCIVDDEMVDAIGIFKAENKDTYLKLKLDEEEEWTLDFEEGTDIAKLDKGCLVFNVSQETGYRVVSVDLKSADAKYWKDEFLMITEVQDARFQTKSYLEMCKEFGKSAFKEEDKHERVDFLNRSKDYFEHYKEFDETEFKEVIFEDNYEKIDAFEAHKQDFQEKLGIEDTAEEGFYISKPVVKKAKRGFKNNIQLDTQMEIKILSSQAQADGFLERGYDDEKEMKYYKIYFNNEK, via the coding sequence ATGGAACAGAATATACATATAGATGAAGTAACCATGAATAAGCTGGTACTTCACAAAGTTGGCAACAAATCTCAGGATGAAGGAATTCGAATTGCTAAAAAATTATTTAACCTGACGGATGAGCTATTAGAGGTGTTGATGTCTTACTTTTTGAGTGGATTTAAGCTAGAAGAAACCTATGAGTTTAATCATGAGGTTGATTTGACAATGAATGAAATTTATAATTATTGTTCTTACATTTTTGAAGATGTGGAAGCTAATTTTTATGAACAATCAATCAACATTCTAAAGCATTTGTACGAAAAATCGAATCATGTAAAGGTCAAAGGAGGGGAGTTGTACATTGCCTATTTTCAAGATTGTATTGTTGACGATGAAATGGTGGATGCCATTGGTATTTTCAAAGCAGAAAATAAAGATACCTACCTCAAACTAAAACTAGATGAGGAAGAAGAGTGGACATTGGATTTTGAAGAGGGAACGGACATTGCTAAATTGGATAAAGGCTGTTTGGTTTTTAACGTAAGCCAAGAAACAGGTTACCGAGTGGTTTCCGTTGACCTTAAGAGTGCTGATGCTAAGTATTGGAAGGATGAGTTTTTAATGATAACGGAAGTGCAAGATGCTCGTTTTCAAACCAAATCTTACCTAGAAATGTGCAAAGAATTTGGTAAAAGCGCCTTTAAAGAAGAGGACAAACATGAGCGAGTGGATTTCCTCAATCGTTCTAAAGATTACTTTGAGCATTACAAAGAGTTTGACGAAACGGAATTTAAAGAAGTCATTTTTGAAGATAATTATGAAAAAATTGACGCTTTTGAAGCCCACAAACAAGATTTTCAAGAGAAATTAGGCATAGAGGATACCGCAGAAGAAGGTTTTTATATCAGCAAACCTGTTGTAAAAAAAGCAAAGCGGGGCTTCAAAAATAACATCCAATTGGATACTCAAATGGAGATCAAAATTTTGTCTTCTCAGGCTCAAGCAGATGGCTTTTTGGAGCGTGGCTATGACGATGAAAAAGAAATGAAATATTATAAGATTTATTTCAACAATGAGAAATAG
- a CDS encoding DUF2167 domain-containing protein, producing MKQLSMFLWAFFCLNLMYAQNDESSTLEELTDEQQAQLAAYQVFVDSISNSLNYQYGTITLNKAGTDLAQLTVPEGYKYLDPEQTEYVLTELWGNPSSGRLGLGMLLPKETSPVSDNFTFGVEIDYSDEGYIEDSEASNLDYAELLSEMQKDAKAVNNERIKQGYAPVELVGWAAAPFYDSQAKKLYWAKELKFGEDPINTLNYNIRILGRGGFLNLNAIGEMDVLPIFEKDVDAILSSVNFVEGQKYTDFDSSIDKVAAYGIGGLIAGKVLAKTGFFVLLLKFWKLIAVGVVGFFVAIKRMFTGDRPA from the coding sequence ATGAAACAACTCTCAATGTTCCTTTGGGCCTTCTTTTGCCTAAACTTAATGTATGCTCAAAATGATGAATCAAGTACTTTAGAGGAACTAACCGATGAACAACAAGCTCAATTGGCAGCTTATCAGGTCTTTGTAGATAGTATTTCGAATAGCTTGAACTATCAATACGGTACCATTACGCTCAATAAGGCAGGAACTGATCTTGCCCAATTAACGGTTCCTGAAGGGTACAAATACCTTGATCCTGAACAAACGGAATATGTTTTAACAGAACTTTGGGGCAACCCTTCTAGCGGCCGTTTGGGCTTAGGTATGCTTCTACCCAAAGAAACATCTCCTGTTAGTGATAATTTTACTTTTGGCGTTGAAATTGACTATTCGGACGAAGGTTATATCGAAGATAGTGAGGCTAGTAATTTGGACTATGCTGAATTGTTGTCTGAAATGCAAAAGGATGCTAAAGCAGTAAACAATGAACGCATCAAACAAGGTTATGCACCTGTTGAATTGGTGGGCTGGGCAGCGGCTCCTTTTTATGATTCTCAAGCTAAAAAATTGTATTGGGCCAAAGAATTAAAATTTGGCGAAGATCCGATTAATACGCTCAATTACAATATTCGTATACTGGGTCGTGGCGGTTTTCTTAATCTAAATGCCATTGGAGAAATGGATGTACTTCCCATTTTTGAGAAAGATGTAGATGCCATTTTATCAAGTGTCAATTTTGTGGAAGGACAAAAATATACGGACTTTGATTCTAGTATTGACAAAGTAGCTGCCTATGGTATTGGTGGATTAATTGCAGGAAAGGTATTAGCCAAAACAGGCTTTTTTGTCTTATTGCTCAAGTTCTGGAAATTGATTGCCGTTGGTGTTGTTGGCTTTTTTGTAGCCATTAAGCGTATGTTTACAGGCGATCGACCAGCTTAA
- a CDS encoding nuclear transport factor 2 family protein — protein sequence MKTSPLKVVYAFGQGLQTGTDSWKEVVAENVTFTGPVDQVQGLEAFAKLNESFMPMVRGNEMKQAVEAGNFVITQILLDVAMPSGKLIQLDMSEWYEVIDGKIQSIKVYYDAEEFRKELQTS from the coding sequence ATGAAAACATCACCGCTAAAAGTAGTCTATGCCTTTGGTCAAGGTCTACAAACGGGAACAGACTCTTGGAAAGAAGTTGTTGCTGAAAACGTAACGTTTACAGGCCCCGTAGATCAGGTCCAAGGCTTAGAAGCATTCGCCAAACTAAACGAAAGCTTTATGCCAATGGTTCGAGGCAATGAAATGAAACAAGCTGTTGAAGCTGGAAATTTTGTCATTACTCAAATTCTATTGGATGTTGCAATGCCATCGGGAAAACTTATACAGCTAGACATGAGTGAATGGTATGAGGTCATTGATGGCAAGATTCAAAGCATTAAAGTCTATTATGATGCTGAAGAATTCCGAAAAGAGTTACAAACCTCATAA